A window from Mya arenaria isolate MELC-2E11 chromosome 9, ASM2691426v1 encodes these proteins:
- the LOC128245737 gene encoding uncharacterized protein LOC128245737, whose protein sequence is MSTRLASPDMSSIDINLKEEMAEDETRTGEETDMANATYIVEAATSFSIDDSTVTIDAPVNQLLPEGTFDIPNKPWLQFHSETLQGYFHILSVWCPKQKDTVSGVGQAEFINADEFLVDDVRVGEQRHLLFATQTQLQHLSVARRWFMDGSFKVVRRPFYQLMSIHYFVRGGENVKQVPLLFVLMTRRTKQDYVAVLRAVRERLGDPIVEWFMLDFEAAAWQAVTRLGLAPAYTQKGGVYHFVRKLLALPYLPAEHVRPAFLTISEQAEESESERILDLVDYIGRTWVEGTLWRPENWSVYMETVRTNNDVERWHRRLNTRAGGAQLPFYVIVPLLSVEAQYVDIQARLVSANILQRLHRKKYRSTHEKLHQAWEKYEEDNMTTNQLEPRTASHIIGLGPIAKSAENYSEDE, encoded by the exons ATGTCGACGAGACTGGCGTCACCAGATATGTCTAGCATTGACATCAATCTCAAAGAGGAGATGGCTGAAGACGAAACACGGACTGGAGAAGAAACAGACATGGCAAACGCTACGTACATCGTAGAGGCAGCCACGTCCTTCTCCATTGACGACTCAACAGTCACCATCGACGCCCCGGTCAATCAGCTCCTGCCAGAGGGAACGTTTGACATCCCAAACAAGCCGTGGCTACAATTTCACAGTGAGACGCTCCAAGGGTACTTTCACATACTGAGTGTGTGGTGTCCGAAACAAAAAGATACAGTGTCCGGCGTGGGTCAAGCA GAATTCATCAACGCCGATGAATTCCTAGTAGATGATGTCCGTGTAGGAGAGCAGCGTCATCTACTCTTCGCCACACAGACACAGCTCCAGCATCTCAGTGTGGCGCGTCGCTGGTTTATGGATGGCTCATTTAAAGTTGTTCGTCGTCCATTTTACCAGTTGATGTCGATCCACTACTTTGTTCGAGGCGGGGAGAACGTCAAGCAGGTCCCCCTCCTGTTTGTCCTCATGACACGGAGGACAAAACAGGACTACGTAGCTGTCTTACGTGCGGTGAGGGAACGGCTTGGTGATCCAATTGTTGAGTGGTTCATGCTAGATTTTGAAGCTGCGGCATGGCAAGCA GTGACACGTCTGGGACTGGCACCAGCCTATACTCAGAAGGGAGGAGTGTATCACTTTGTCAGGAAGCTGCTAGCTCTTCCCTACCTACCCGCCGAGCATGTGAGGCCTGCCTTCCTTACAATAAGTGAGCAGGCTGAGGAGTCGGAGAGTGAGCGTATATTGGACCTGGTAGACTACATAGGAAGGACATGGGTAGAAGGCACGCTATGGCGCCCAGAAAATTGGTCTGTCTACATGGAGACAGTTAGAACAAACAATGATGTGGAAAGATGGCACCGCCGCCTTAACACTAGAGCCGGAGGAGCGCAGCTCCCCTTCTACGTTATTGTACCTCTCCTGTCTGTAGAGGCCCAGTACGTGGACATCCAGGCACGGCTGGTCTCAGCCAACATCTTACAACGCCTGCACAGGAAGAAATACAGGTCAACTCACGAGAAACTACATCAGGCCTGGGAGAAGTATGAAGAGGATAACATGACAACGAACCAACTCGAACCAAGGACAGCCAGCCACATCATCGGACTAGGACCCATAGCAAAGTCAGCGGAGAATTACAGCGAGGACGAATAA